gggtCTCTCTTTCCTGCAGAGATGTACGGCCCTGGAGGAGGCAAGTATTTCACCACCACTGAAGACTATGACCACGACCTCACAGGGCTGCGGGTGTCTGTGGGTCTTCTCCTGGTGAAAAGGTGAGTAGGGCCATGGTCATGGGCCCAACGCCATGTCCCCTCCCATCCCACAGTTTCAGGAACTCGGGGCAGGGGGTAGGCACCCGTAGCCACTTTTCCCACAAATGCTTGGCTACCGCCGATGCTTCCTGGCTCCCACTGATGCTTCCTGGCTTGAGCAGAGAAGGTCAGACCGCCCTCCCTACCTTCTCCCTTCAACCCAAGCTCAACTCAACCAAAAATGGCCATTCTGTCCCCATGCCTGATAGGAAAGTCAGGGGAAAGTCTGTCCGATTACTGTCAAAGAAGACAGAAGGTAAGGGTCAGAGTGGACCACTGACTGAACATGAGTCAGCAGAAGTGTTAGAGGCAGAAATCCAGGGCCATTTAGTTAATATCGAGGTGTCTCTGCTGGAGGTCTGGGACGGATTTTTGCCCTGCACTTAGAAGTTCTGGGGTcttgggagaggggagagaagcccaacagcagaggagacagaggtgggcGGGGCGAGCCGGAGGGGTGCATCCTGGGAGAGCACCAGGGTGAGGGACGGGTGAAGATGAGCCCCATCGGGGAAGGGCTGGCGAGTGCGGGAAGTCACCTGCCCCTCGGCCTGTGAGCTGCTCTGCTCGGAGTGACTAAGGCTAGGGAGGTCTAGGCTCGGCCAGAGGCAGCTCATATGTGGGCCACAGTGACAGCAGCTGGTGCCTTCTGGGTCACGGGGACCTGGCACTGCGCGGAGCTCTCCCTGTCAGGGTCTCAGTGACTCCTCCCAAAAGTCACGCCTgctttgcagatggggaaactgagtccggAGAGGCTGGGTAACGAGCTCAAGATCACAGGGCCCAAAAGTGGTAGAACCAGGGTTGACCAGTGAGTCTGTGTCAGGGACCCAAAGTCTGATGGCGCTGGACTCTCTGCATCCCGGGAAGGAGGATGGGGGCGCTGAGGACCTGGGATGTGCTGGGCCATCCCAGATCTGGGCGTCCAGAGCTTTGCCTCTCTCCCAGTGTCCAGGTGAAACTTGGAGACTCCTGGGACGTGAAACTGGGCGCCTTAGGTGGGAATACCCAGGAAGTCACCCTGCAGCCAGGCGAATACATCACAAAAGTCTTTGTCGCCTTCCAAGCTTTCCTCCGGGGTATGGTCATGTACACCAGCAAGGACCGCTATTTCTATTTTGGGAACCTTGATGGCCAGATCTTCTCTGCCTACCCCAGCCAAGAGGGGCAGGTGCTGGTGGGCATCTATGGCCAGTATGGACTCCTTGGCATCAAGAGCATTGGCTTTGAATGGAATTATCCAGTAGAGGAGCCGACCACTGAGCCACCAGTTGCTCTCGAACACACATCAAATTCAACCACGGGTGGGATATAGGGCTAGGGTGGGGTACGGGGCCATCTGAGCTGAGGCCATCTGGGTGGTGGTGGCTGATGGTACTGGAGTAACTGAGTCGGGATGCTGAATCTGAATCCACCAATAAATAAAGCTTCTGCAGAATCAGTGCATCCAGGATTGGTCCTTGGATCTGGGGCACAACCAAAGCCTTCCCTGCTCCTTAGAGACAAAGGTCCCAGTGCTGGAGCCCAGTGAACTGACATGAGGGGTAGGGCAAAAGTGACTCTGCCAAGGGCAGAAAGAGAGCAGCACCACCCCCTCAGGGGTGCTGTGGATCTCTGTGCCAGTCCCACAGTCTTTGAGGAGTCAGGCTTCGAGGCCACCACTCCCCACTGTCCCTCACCCCAGGGCCATCCAGCGGGCCTCTGCTGGTCACTCAGTCCGGGATTCTCTGAGTGCTCAAGGGGCCTCAGGGAAGCCACTCACTCGTccattcactcagcaaacatgTGCCAAGGCCTTGTCCTCCCCAGGCTCCCCTGGCACTGGGGATATAAAGAAGAGGCCAGGTTTCAGCTGAGTGCGTATACACTGTGGTAGGGGCTGGTGCAGAGGCAGATAGTGGCAGTTCACTTGCCATCTGCATGGATGGGGACACATGCAGGTCATTGTGCGTAGGCTCCGGCCCAGAGGTGAGGTGAGGGGGATGTGCTTCAGGGAAGTCTTCCTAGAGGAGGCAATGTCTCAGCTAAGTCTTAAAGGATGAAGGACAATTGGCCAAGTGGAGACAAGGGGAGGAGGGCATTACAGGTTGAGGGCTTAACATGAGCGAAGGCAGGAGATGCAGGTGGCTGGGGTAATTTGTCACAGTAGCAACAGGAAATCAGTACAAGCCCTGGACCCGGCCCATTCTTCATGTCCCCTTCCCAAGCCTCCAAGCCCACATGGGCACTTGCCAAGATCAGAGCTCCAGGGACCTCTGGGGACACGGTTTTCAGCCCTTTGGGACCATGATCCACAGAGAGAAATTGATCCTACTTGAGACACAGGAAGCAACACGTGTAATGCAACAGCCAAACACTCAGCGATCATCTAATGCAACAGCCAAACACCCAGCGATCATCTAATGCAACAGCCAAACACCCAGCGATCATCTAATGCAACAGCCAAACACCCAGTGACCATCTAATGCAACAGCCAAACACCCAGTGACCATCTAATGCAACAGCCAAACACCCAGTGACCATCTAATGCAACAGCCAGTCGGTGATCAGGGGAAGGGCCGGGTCCTATTTCAGGGGCTCCACCCAAACTCCCCACCCACAACAATTGAAGGACAGGACTTCAATTATCatcatttgcaaaatgaggaAACGGGGGAACTGAGAGCAAAGTGACTTGTCTTACACAGCCTTTAGAGGCAGAGTTGGAGGTTTACCTTGAGGTGACCAAGCTGCAAAGTCTGGCCCCTGAACACCAGAcctaggcaaagatttcacaaCCCAGCTTCATCTTCCTGCATGAAATacacactgatttttttctcttctctacttttatttttatttaattttaaatgctgGTTGAGAGCCACTTCTTAACCTGGGGTCTGTGGACAAAAATCAGAAATCAAAATTCAGAGAATCCATGAACTGGGATGGGGggaaaattaattcttttttttattgcccTTGACTGAAAATTTCATGTTTCCTACGGGTATGAACGTGACCTCACATGCAACACCCATGAAATGACCACATCAAATACTGTTGtcaaggagcgcctctgcccggccgccccgtccgggaagaagtgaggagcgcctctgcccggccgccccatccgggaagaagtgaggagcgcctccgcccggccacccatcgtctgggaagtgaggagcgcctctgcccggccacccaccgtctgggaagtgaggagcgcctctgcccggccgccccgtctgggaagtgaggagtgcctctgcccagccgccccgtctgggaagtgaggagtgcctctgcccggccaccccgtctgggaagtgagcagcgcctctgcccggccaccccgtccgggaagaagtgaggagcgcctctgcccggccgccccgtccgggaagaagtgaggagcgcctctgcccgggcgccccgtccgggaagaagtgaggagcgcctctgcccggccgccccgtccgggaagaagtgaggagcgcctctgcccggccgccccgtccgggaagaaatgaggagcgcctctgcccgggcgccccatccgggaagaagtgaggagcgcctctgcccggccacccatcgtctgggaagtgaggagcgcctctgcccggccgccccgtctgggaagtgaggagcgcctctgcccggccacccaccgtctgggaagtgaggagcgcctctgcccggccacccgccatctgggaagtgaggagcgcctctgcccggccacccaccgtctgggaagtgaggagcgcctctgcccggccgccccatctgggaagtgaggagcgcctctgcccggccacccatcgtctgggaagtgaggagcgcccctgcccggccacccatcgtctgggaagtgaggagcgcctctgcccggccaccccgtctgggaagtgaggagcgcctctgcccggcctcccatcgtctgggaggtgaggagtgcctctgcccggcctcccatcgtctgggaggaagtaaggagcgcctctgcccggccgccccgtccgggaagaagtgaggagcgcctctgcccgggcgccccgtccgggaagaagtgaggagcgcctctgcccggccacaccgtccgggaagaagtgaggagcgcctctgcccggccgccccgtctgggaggtgaggagcgcctctgcccggccacccatcgtctgggaggtgaggagcgcctctgcccggccacccatcgtctggaaagtgaggagcgcctctgcccggctgccccatctgggaagtgaggagtgcctctgcccggccacccatcgtctgggaggtgaggagcgcctctgcccagccgcccatcgtctgggaagtgaggagcgcctctgcccggccacccatcgtctgggaagtggggagcgcctctgcccgaccacccatcgtctgggaagtgaggagcgcctctgcccggccacctatcgtctgggaagaagtgaggagcgtctctgcctggccgccccgtctgggaagtgaggagcccctctgcccggccgccccgtgtctgggtagaagtgaggagctcctctgcctggccgctccgtctgggaggtctaccacagaggccagaagcaatgtgggggctggacgtggtggctcacgcctgtggtcccggcactctggggggcgaggcgggttgatcacttcgggctaggagttcgagaccagtctggccaacttggcgaaacatgaagaatacaacagacaaaccaaccaaccaactcaatgacaacaaaacaggtctaccctggagtcatactctaattttttctattttcctccctttctgatcctttatcccactttctttttcttcctcttccttctccctcttctttgtcaaatagaggattgagttattatcactgatccatataaagtccctctctcatttattttaactcccacccccatttctattcccggacttcccatgtgcaaccttcctaatatgtttgatacgcatctttttgtttgtatgtatttttagaaaatgtttattgtttttgtacgcaaaaaaaattaataaaaaaaaaaaagttaaaagaaaaaacaaatactgttGTCACAGACACCTTGAAACTTACAGCCGTCACCACTTCAAAATTATGGTGATCAGACTTACCATTCAACGTGTTGATAATCAAAGCCCAGGCAGAGAacacttttaagaaaacattttgggccgagcacggtggctcacgcctgtaatcccagcactttgggaggccgaggcgggtggatcatgaggtcaggagttccagaccagcctggccaacatggtgaatctccatctctactaaaaacacaaaaattagccggacatggtgggacatggtggtgtgtgcctatagtcccagctacttgggaggctgaggcaggagaatcgcttgaaccagggcggaggaggttgcagtgagccgagatcgcgccactgcactccagcctgggcgacagagagagactccagctcaaaaaaaaaataaagaaagaaaacattttgatacACGTATCGGCAGCTGCTTTGCAGGagaaatctctttcctttctgcgAGAGGGATGAGAAGTCCCTGGGGCCAACTGGGGACCTCCCCTCTGACCAGCCCAAGGGCTCCATTAGttactttttacttttcaaggttctatttaattctttaaaaatttgttttagtaAATTTCTTTcacttgtgtttgttttttcttttatttcttttcttttttttctcccaagctggaatgcaatggcgccatcatggctcactgcaatcttgaccttctgggctcaggtgatcctcccacttcagcctcctgagtagctgggactacaaacacatgccatcatgcccggcttttgttgttgtttgtagaaacaaggtcttgctatgttgcccagccttgctgtgtttttatttactaaatctgGTGACCCCAACTCAAGATACTTTGGGCACTTTGAGAGAAGGATAGGTCCCAAGAGGCAGAAACTGGTGGGGGCAGTCAGGATTGGGCCTGCTGGAAAGCCTGGCCCTTCTTGGACAGAGCAGAGGACCAGTGGGGGAGACAGAATTGCATCCTTCCAGTGAGGGGAAGACAGGGCAGGCCTTTAAGCACCTGCTCATGTGAGagggtttctgtcacttgctaCTGGGTGTACCTGAGGAAGCCAGGACGAACCCGGAGAGGAGCCTCCCTCCAGAGGTTTCTCCCTGAACCTCACTCACATTTTCTCCAGCCTCGATAAGGACTTCCGCCGCCTCTACCCAAGCCTGTGCCACTTCAGGCCCCATGTGGGTGTGTCCGGGTCAGGCCAGGGGAACTGAGATGGGGGGAGTGTCAGGTAAAGGCGGGGAGGGGAGGATGGGGCAGCTCCAGGGGCTCCCATGTTTTGAAATCCTCTGTGGAGAAATGGCGACGAACAAGCTCAGGAATCTCCAGTCCCACTCACCCCTTCATGAGGCCGGGATCCCCACGAGGACGCAGGTCCCCTGACTCTCCCCT
The window above is part of the Symphalangus syndactylus isolate Jambi chromosome 14, NHGRI_mSymSyn1-v2.1_pri, whole genome shotgun sequence genome. Proteins encoded here:
- the ZG16B gene encoding pancreatic adenocarcinoma up-regulated factor produces the protein MGAQRAQESIKAMWRVPGTSRRPVTGESPGMRRPEAMLLLLTLALLGGPTWAGKMYGPGGGKYFTTTEDYDHDLTGLRVSVGLLLVKSVQVKLGDSWDVKLGALGGNTQEVTLQPGEYITKVFVAFQAFLRGMVMYTSKDRYFYFGNLDGQIFSAYPSQEGQVLVGIYGQYGLLGIKSIGFEWNYPVEEPTTEPPVALEHTSNSTTGGI